One window of the Janthinobacterium sp. PAMC25594 genome contains the following:
- a CDS encoding AAA family ATPase: MTEQHNDNQVVRRSAEQRYASELERLKAADTDPRPQGWLLSPRAVRRFILGDAALQVSRKFYGDDPLVDRAIVTLMGHQGLMLVGEPGTAKSLLSELLAAAISGDSALAIQGTAGTTEDHIKYSWNYALLLAEGPSRRALVPSPLFQAMEAGKLVRFEEITRCAPEMQDVLISLMSEKQLMIPELGGDARVHARRGFNIIASANLRDRGVHEMSSALKRRFNFETVKPIRDHGFEVELVMQQLRRELDAIGAAVIVRRDVVELLVTTFQELRAGQTREGTAIKTPEAVMSSAEAVNLVYAASLEALHFGDGTLRPRELANQLQGVVLKDNADDLKRVRHYFDTVVRERGRRDDLWKSFGDAARQLWL; encoded by the coding sequence ATGACGGAACAACATAACGATAATCAGGTGGTGCGGCGCAGCGCCGAACAGCGCTACGCGAGCGAGCTGGAACGTCTGAAGGCGGCCGATACCGATCCGCGCCCGCAGGGCTGGCTGCTGTCGCCGCGCGCGGTGCGCCGCTTCATCCTGGGCGACGCGGCGCTGCAAGTGAGCCGCAAATTCTATGGCGACGATCCGCTGGTCGACCGCGCCATCGTCACCCTGATGGGGCACCAGGGGCTGATGCTGGTGGGCGAGCCGGGTACGGCCAAGTCGCTGCTGTCCGAATTGCTGGCCGCGGCCATCAGCGGCGACTCCGCGCTGGCGATACAGGGCACGGCCGGCACCACTGAAGACCATATCAAGTATTCGTGGAACTATGCCTTGCTGCTGGCCGAAGGGCCGAGCCGGCGCGCACTGGTGCCGTCGCCCTTGTTCCAGGCCATGGAAGCGGGCAAGCTGGTGCGCTTCGAGGAAATCACGCGCTGCGCGCCCGAGATGCAGGACGTGCTCATTTCACTGATGTCGGAAAAGCAGCTGATGATTCCCGAACTGGGCGGCGACGCGCGCGTGCATGCGCGGCGCGGCTTCAATATCATCGCCAGCGCCAACTTGCGCGACCGCGGCGTGCATGAAATGTCGTCGGCGCTGAAACGCCGCTTCAACTTCGAAACCGTCAAGCCGATCCGCGACCATGGCTTCGAAGTCGAACTGGTGATGCAGCAGCTGCGGCGCGAACTCGATGCCATCGGCGCCGCCGTCATCGTCAGGCGCGACGTGGTCGAACTGCTGGTAACCACGTTCCAGGAACTGCGCGCCGGCCAGACCCGCGAAGGCACGGCCATCAAGACGCCGGAGGCGGTGATGTCGAGCGCCGAGGCGGTCAACCTGGTCTATGCGGCCTCGCTGGAGGCGCTGCATTTCGGCGACGGCACCTTGCGCCCGCGCGAACTGGCCAACCAGTTGCAGGGAGTGGTCCTGAAGGACAACGCCGATGACCTCAAGCGCGTGCGCCATTATTTCGACACCGTGGTGCGCGAACGTGGCCGCCGCGACGATTTGTGGAAAAGCTTCGGCGACGCGGCGCGCCAGCTATGGCTGTAG
- a CDS encoding isochorismatase family protein produces the protein MLMDANQAALVIVDLQGRLMPAIHDAGLVLAQNLRLAKIARLLDVPVLGTEQNRQGLGPNVEEIAALCERTLHKTHFGACFDGLQDMLPAGRKQIVVTGCEAHVCMLQTAIGLLQLGYEVIIAIDAVGSRQATSRDAALARLDKLGAHLVTVEMLAFEWLRDCKHPRFREVLALIK, from the coding sequence ATGCTGATGGATGCGAACCAGGCTGCACTGGTCATTGTCGACCTGCAAGGCCGTTTGATGCCGGCCATCCACGACGCCGGCCTGGTGCTGGCGCAAAACCTGCGCCTGGCGAAGATCGCCCGCCTGCTCGACGTGCCCGTGCTGGGCACGGAACAGAACCGCCAGGGACTGGGGCCGAACGTGGAGGAAATCGCAGCGCTGTGCGAACGGACCTTGCACAAGACGCATTTCGGCGCCTGCTTTGATGGCTTGCAGGACATGCTGCCCGCCGGGCGCAAACAGATCGTCGTCACGGGTTGCGAAGCCCATGTGTGCATGCTGCAGACGGCCATCGGCCTGCTGCAGCTGGGGTATGAAGTCATCATCGCCATCGATGCCGTCGGCTCGCGCCAGGCCACCAGCCGCGACGCGGCGCTGGCCCGTCTGGACAAGCTGGGCGCCCATCTGGTGACGGTGGAAATGCTGGCCTTCGAGTGGTTGCGTGACTGCAAGCACCCACGCTTCCGCGAGGTATTGGCGCTGATCAAATAG
- a CDS encoding ABC transporter substrate-binding protein, with protein MKKTVLAMGALALTLSFGGAHAQISDGVVKIGILTDMSGPYSAMGGRGSVVASQMAVEDCLKAECKGMKIEILSADHLNKADIAASKAREWIDRDKVDAIADLTNSSVALSVQKLMKEKGGIAMFSGPATTRLTNEDCSPNGFHWMFDTYSQAAGTAAALTKLGQKSWYFVTVDYAFGHSLEKDASEVVKRNGGTVLGAVRHPLNASDFSSFLVQAQGSKAQVIGLANGGADVVSAIKQAREFRIGSGTDQRLAALLVFLSDVHALGLETAQGLVYADGFYWDYDDRSRAFAKRFEALNKGAKPTMVQAGVYSSVYHYLKSVAAAKSDDSKIVAQKMRELPIKDAVMNNASIRPDGRVIHDMYLVQVKTPAESKGAWDYLKVLSTIPADQAFKPMDGAACNLVKK; from the coding sequence ATGAAAAAAACCGTTCTGGCCATGGGCGCGCTGGCGCTCACCCTTTCCTTTGGCGGCGCGCACGCGCAGATTTCCGATGGCGTCGTCAAGATCGGCATCCTCACCGACATGTCCGGCCCGTATTCGGCCATGGGCGGGCGCGGCTCCGTCGTCGCCAGCCAGATGGCCGTCGAGGATTGTCTGAAAGCCGAATGCAAGGGCATGAAGATCGAAATCCTGTCGGCCGACCACTTGAACAAGGCCGACATCGCCGCCTCCAAGGCGCGCGAGTGGATAGACCGCGACAAGGTCGACGCCATCGCCGACCTGACCAATTCCTCGGTGGCCCTGTCCGTGCAAAAGCTGATGAAAGAGAAGGGCGGCATCGCCATGTTCAGCGGCCCGGCCACCACGCGCCTGACCAATGAAGACTGCTCGCCGAACGGCTTCCACTGGATGTTCGACACGTATTCGCAGGCGGCCGGCACGGCGGCGGCGCTGACGAAACTGGGGCAGAAATCGTGGTATTTCGTCACCGTCGATTACGCGTTCGGCCATTCGCTGGAAAAAGATGCCAGCGAAGTCGTCAAGCGCAATGGCGGCACGGTGCTGGGCGCCGTGCGCCATCCTCTGAACGCGTCCGATTTCTCGTCCTTCCTGGTGCAGGCGCAAGGCTCGAAGGCGCAGGTGATCGGCCTGGCCAACGGTGGCGCCGACGTGGTCTCGGCCATCAAGCAGGCGCGCGAATTCCGTATCGGCAGCGGCACGGACCAGCGCCTGGCCGCCTTGCTGGTGTTCCTGTCCGACGTGCATGCGCTGGGCCTGGAAACGGCCCAGGGCCTGGTCTACGCGGACGGTTTTTACTGGGATTACGATGACCGCAGCCGCGCGTTTGCCAAGCGCTTCGAGGCGCTCAACAAGGGCGCCAAACCGACCATGGTGCAGGCGGGCGTGTATTCGAGCGTCTACCACTACCTGAAATCGGTGGCGGCGGCGAAGAGCGATGACTCGAAGATCGTCGCCCAGAAGATGCGCGAGCTGCCCATCAAGGATGCCGTCATGAACAACGCTTCGATCCGCCCCGACGGCCGCGTGATCCACGACATGTACCTGGTGCAGGTCAAAACCCCGGCCGAATCGAAAGGCGCGTGGGACTACCTGAAAGTGCTGTCCACCATCCCCGCCGACCAGGCGTTCAAGCCGATGGATGGGGCGGCGTGCAATCTCGTTAAAAAATAA
- a CDS encoding LysR family transcriptional regulator yields MLDWDNVRVFLELTRSAGLVDAAKKLGIDHSTVSRRMRKFEEQVGTQLFDRNYVGYQLTPEGHRLMEYAETMESTVFAATEELGEHNRLLSGQVRLGATEGFGAIVLAPHLAQFCGRYPHISVDLIAVPRFVSLSKREADVAISIERPLSGPYVVTKLSDYRLKLYATPAYLARHAPITSVAQLARHPIIGYVDDLVFSSELRYMDNVAPDSLRAFRSTSVIAQYHAARAGQALAILPCFVAQQSNELVPVLDGEIDLLRAFWMISPSERRNIARVSALWNYLRAAIDLNHAYLMGETAVPSWPS; encoded by the coding sequence ATGCTCGATTGGGACAATGTACGGGTCTTCCTGGAACTGACGCGCAGCGCGGGACTCGTCGATGCGGCGAAAAAGCTGGGCATCGACCATTCCACCGTGTCGCGGCGCATGCGCAAGTTCGAGGAACAGGTGGGCACGCAGCTGTTCGACCGCAATTACGTGGGCTACCAGCTGACGCCCGAGGGCCACCGCCTGATGGAATACGCGGAAACGATGGAAAGCACGGTGTTTGCCGCCACCGAGGAGCTGGGCGAACACAACCGCCTGCTGTCGGGCCAGGTGCGCCTGGGCGCCACCGAGGGCTTCGGTGCCATCGTGCTGGCACCCCACCTGGCGCAGTTTTGCGGCCGCTATCCGCACATCAGCGTGGACCTGATCGCCGTGCCCCGTTTCGTCAGCCTGTCCAAGCGTGAGGCGGACGTGGCCATTTCCATCGAGCGGCCCCTGTCCGGCCCGTACGTGGTGACGAAATTGTCCGACTACCGCCTGAAACTGTACGCCACGCCAGCCTACCTGGCGCGCCACGCGCCGATCACCAGCGTGGCGCAACTGGCGCGGCACCCGATCATCGGCTACGTGGACGACCTGGTCTTCAGTTCGGAGCTGCGCTACATGGACAACGTGGCGCCCGATTCCCTGCGCGCATTCCGCAGCACCAGCGTGATCGCCCAGTACCACGCGGCGCGCGCGGGCCAGGCGCTGGCGATTTTGCCCTGCTTCGTGGCGCAGCAGTCGAACGAGCTGGTGCCCGTGCTCGACGGCGAGATCGACCTGCTGCGCGCCTTCTGGATGATTTCGCCCAGCGAGCGGCGCAACATCGCCCGCGTCAGCGCCCTGTGGAATTACCTGCGTGCCGCCATCGACCTCAATCACGCCTACCTGATGGGCGAAACGGCCGTGCCCAGCTGGCCAAGCTGA
- a CDS encoding CoA-acylating methylmalonate-semialdehyde dehydrogenase — protein sequence MNQALTQIPSIPLHIAGKHHASTSTEWRDVVNPATQEIVARVPFSTPDEVKLAVATAKEAFKTWRNTPLAARMRIMLKYQHLIRENIGALAELITREHGKTLPDAEGEVMRGLEVVEHACSIATLQLGEIAENAATGVDVYNIYQPLGVGAGITAFNFPVMLPCFMFPIAIACGNTFVLKPSEQDPSSSMYLVELMYQAGLPAGVLNVVHGGADVVNMLCDHPDIKAVSFIGSTHVGTHVYRRASESGKRAQSMMGAKNHCVVLADANKEQAINNLIGAAFGAAGQRCMANSVVVLVGEARSWLPEIVARSQALKVGPGSDRTADLGPMVSRAAMQRAEKLIQAGVDEGAQLLLDGRGLKVAGYEGGNFMGPTIFSQVAASNSVYTQEIFGPAMCVVETDTLDQAIAFINANPNGNGTSIFTSSGWAGRKFQNEIDVGQVGINVAIPVPVAYFSFTGSRASKLGDLGPNGKQALYFWTQTKTVTARWFAPDDGGSGVNTTISMK from the coding sequence ATGAACCAAGCCCTCACCCAAATCCCTTCCATCCCCCTGCACATAGCCGGCAAACATCACGCCTCGACCAGCACCGAGTGGCGCGACGTCGTCAACCCGGCCACGCAGGAAATCGTCGCCAGGGTGCCGTTTTCCACGCCGGACGAAGTCAAGCTGGCCGTCGCCACGGCCAAGGAAGCCTTTAAAACCTGGCGGAATACCCCGCTGGCGGCGCGCATGCGCATCATGCTCAAGTACCAGCACCTGATCCGCGAAAACATTGGTGCTTTGGCCGAACTGATCACGCGCGAACACGGCAAGACGCTGCCCGACGCGGAAGGGGAAGTCATGCGCGGCCTGGAAGTGGTGGAGCACGCGTGCTCGATCGCCACCCTGCAGCTGGGCGAGATCGCGGAAAACGCGGCCACGGGCGTCGATGTCTACAATATCTATCAGCCGCTGGGCGTGGGTGCCGGCATCACGGCCTTCAATTTTCCCGTCATGCTGCCGTGCTTCATGTTCCCGATTGCTATCGCCTGCGGCAATACGTTTGTATTGAAACCGTCGGAGCAGGACCCGTCATCGAGCATGTACCTGGTCGAACTGATGTACCAGGCGGGCTTGCCGGCCGGCGTATTGAATGTCGTGCATGGCGGCGCCGACGTCGTCAACATGCTGTGCGACCATCCCGACATCAAGGCCGTCTCCTTTATCGGCTCCACCCATGTGGGCACGCATGTGTACCGCCGCGCCAGCGAATCGGGCAAGCGCGCGCAATCGATGATGGGCGCGAAAAACCATTGCGTGGTGCTGGCCGACGCCAACAAGGAGCAGGCGATCAATAACCTGATCGGCGCCGCGTTCGGTGCGGCCGGTCAGCGCTGCATGGCCAATTCCGTCGTCGTGCTGGTGGGCGAGGCGCGTTCCTGGCTGCCGGAAATCGTCGCCCGCTCGCAAGCGCTGAAAGTGGGGCCGGGTAGCGACCGCACGGCCGACCTGGGTCCGATGGTCTCCAGGGCCGCCATGCAGCGGGCGGAAAAGCTGATCCAGGCGGGCGTGGACGAGGGCGCGCAGCTGCTGCTCGACGGCCGTGGCCTCAAGGTGGCCGGCTACGAGGGCGGCAACTTCATGGGGCCGACGATTTTCTCGCAGGTAGCGGCGTCGAACTCCGTCTATACGCAGGAAATCTTCGGCCCCGCCATGTGCGTGGTCGAGACGGATACGCTGGACCAGGCCATCGCTTTCATCAACGCCAACCCGAACGGCAACGGCACCTCGATCTTCACCTCGTCCGGCTGGGCGGGGCGCAAGTTCCAGAACGAGATCGACGTGGGGCAGGTGGGCATCAACGTGGCCATTCCCGTGCCCGTCGCCTATTTCAGTTTTACCGGTTCGCGCGCCTCGAAACTGGGAGATCTGGGCCCGAACGGCAAGCAGGCCTTGTACTTCTGGACGCAGACCAAGACCGTCACGGCGCGCTGGTTTGCCCCGGACGACGGCGGCAGCGGCGTCAATACCACCATCTCGATGAAATAA
- the mmsB gene encoding 3-hydroxyisobutyrate dehydrogenase, with product MSTNIVFIGLGNMGLPMAQNLVRAGHAVTGFDLLPASVRQFADGGGLVSDDQGAAIGAADIVITMLPASRHVLGAYLGEAGILAQARPGTLLIDCSTISTEAARQVGRAAEEKGMPMLDAPVSGGTAGATNGTLTFMVGGEEAALAAARPYLDVMGKAIFHAGGAGCGQTVKICNNMLLGILMIGTSEAIRLGVANGLDPKVVSDVMAQSSGRNWTLEVYNPCPGVAENVPASRGYTGGFGVDLMLKDLGLAMESAEASGASVPLGALARTLYDMHSKAGSGGLDFSSIYRLQDTPA from the coding sequence ATGAGCACCAATATCGTTTTCATCGGCCTGGGCAACATGGGCTTGCCCATGGCGCAAAACCTCGTGCGGGCCGGCCATGCGGTGACGGGTTTTGACTTGCTGCCGGCCAGCGTGCGGCAGTTTGCCGACGGCGGCGGCCTGGTCTCCGACGACCAGGGCGCGGCGATAGGCGCGGCCGACATCGTCATCACCATGCTGCCGGCCAGCCGCCACGTGCTGGGCGCCTACCTCGGTGAGGCTGGCATCCTGGCGCAGGCGCGGCCCGGCACCCTGCTGATCGACTGTTCGACGATTTCCACCGAGGCGGCGCGCCAGGTGGGCCGCGCGGCCGAGGAAAAGGGCATGCCCATGCTGGATGCGCCCGTGTCGGGCGGCACGGCGGGCGCCACCAACGGCACCTTGACCTTCATGGTGGGCGGCGAAGAAGCGGCGCTGGCGGCGGCGCGGCCCTACCTGGACGTCATGGGCAAGGCGATTTTCCACGCGGGCGGCGCGGGTTGCGGCCAGACGGTCAAGATCTGCAACAACATGCTGCTGGGGATTTTGATGATCGGCACCAGCGAAGCGATACGCCTGGGCGTGGCCAATGGCCTCGATCCAAAAGTGGTGTCGGACGTGATGGCGCAAAGCTCGGGCCGCAACTGGACCCTGGAGGTGTACAACCCGTGCCCGGGCGTGGCCGAGAACGTGCCCGCGTCGCGCGGCTACACGGGCGGCTTCGGCGTCGACCTGATGCTCAAAGACCTGGGACTGGCCATGGAAAGCGCCGAGGCGTCGGGCGCCAGCGTGCCGCTGGGCGCCCTGGCGCGCACGCTGTATGACATGCACAGCAAGGCAGGATCGGGCGGGCTCGATTTCTCCAGCATCTACCGGCTGCAGGATACGCCGGCATAA
- a CDS encoding DUF4132 domain-containing protein, translating into MFKKILELAQGVVGLAGLDEHAQLKKGLRGLAQISPALWERACEFVCEGREEGVLLDVQAAAPRGGTLLGKPGRLYSHFYTHNLGNKDGALANESLRHRHQFYAQSDAATLDAALLVRLGKLLQAADGGDTLERTGAPVPQWLDYLLGDALFASFSETRAQATTVNRRGWDVALLARLLAADGEAEEGALQLVFERRELNEYVRDNSLQRLLAPGALDAYMLAHAAQVEQLPTLLSASGKAQLARRVGAAPALADAYAAILVRLAVDGGKSVRIEAAPHLAAIPVERRAVLLQQCLLTGKTEERVQAAELLGRSLGPQQAALLEQALAQETSKPVQAAIRNALSWLGAASDAGAAELPVPPLPPAPPATRLGDAALQLLQANHAALLEKSRAEARREREDNQHAKHKYEWHQERLKRFEAIKPAYMEAAIRVFNGEASKGEAQLLKNNMMREPVQFQGKLAALPDFGVAHMARWLMTSQRNSLHFWHDDFFQQWLARQDLSTFDLRLLARAMREAGDEHDSVAMACMGSNWWGAKPQQVLAADMVWPLFAERPELIEQGLGLRAVERRQGVAPELGPTLEVLATFPVLPAQWLPRVMEIALGEGKQHRASAQQVLASLPDIGKRVAEALGSGKQDMRIGAARWLGDLDYRAAVPALYQALDKETRETVIAALMTALEKLGEDLSSRLSPEILLAAARKGLKGKAPVGLAWFVFEALPACRWQDGTPVDADIIRWWVVLACKLKEPGGNALLLRYLGLLDEAGRAALGETVLRLFITEDLRGPSLEVATAEAQARAPQTYQSYQDQARRYPEYYGAQGKMSEEQVFDQIRRNKMAEYLGSAIGEKGILALAAHTPGHVAISLLQAYMRDHYPRRAQIEAMLDGLADGYDPAVIQLLLGIARRYRTASVQEKARLLVERIAQGKGWSQDQLGDRTIPTGGFDDSGRLDLSYGERVFHVTLDGAMKPRLHNPDGKEIKALPEPRQDEAPELAKEAKQQLSVCKKELKQVITMQTARLYEAMCAGRVWPAQEWRDYLLGHPIAGRLVQALLWIREDDAGRTLLRPSDDGSLLDADDEEVALPEGSRLRLAHASLLDAPQIAAWQRHFKDYKVKPLFEQLAHQLPDAALMAGRHIADREGWVGDTFGLRGAFGKHGYQRGQAEDGGVFTEYHKDFVSAGLRAVIEFSGSSLPEELMAAALKTLQFYPLPRSWRDEAVPLADVPSVLLAETYADYLAVSKACGGYDAQWESKMPW; encoded by the coding sequence ATGTTTAAAAAAATACTGGAACTGGCGCAGGGCGTAGTGGGTCTGGCAGGCCTGGATGAGCATGCGCAGTTGAAGAAGGGCTTGCGCGGTCTGGCGCAGATCTCGCCTGCGCTGTGGGAGCGCGCCTGCGAGTTTGTCTGCGAAGGGCGCGAGGAAGGCGTGCTGCTCGATGTGCAGGCGGCGGCGCCGCGCGGCGGCACCTTGCTGGGCAAGCCCGGGCGCCTGTACTCGCATTTTTATACCCATAACCTGGGTAACAAGGATGGCGCGCTGGCCAATGAAAGCCTGCGCCACCGGCACCAGTTCTACGCCCAATCCGACGCGGCGACGCTGGACGCGGCGCTGCTGGTGCGCCTGGGCAAGCTGCTGCAGGCCGCCGACGGGGGCGATACGCTGGAACGCACGGGCGCCCCAGTGCCGCAGTGGCTCGACTACCTGCTCGGCGATGCGTTGTTCGCCAGTTTTTCCGAGACCCGCGCGCAGGCGACCACGGTCAACCGGCGCGGCTGGGACGTGGCGCTGCTGGCGCGCCTGCTGGCTGCCGATGGCGAGGCGGAAGAAGGCGCGCTGCAACTGGTGTTCGAGCGGCGCGAATTGAACGAGTACGTGCGCGATAACAGCCTGCAGCGCCTGCTGGCGCCGGGCGCGCTCGACGCTTACATGCTCGCGCATGCCGCGCAGGTGGAGCAATTGCCAACGCTGTTGTCGGCCAGCGGCAAGGCGCAGCTGGCCAGGCGTGTGGGCGCCGCGCCGGCGCTGGCCGACGCCTATGCCGCCATCCTGGTGCGCCTGGCCGTCGATGGCGGCAAGAGCGTGCGCATCGAAGCGGCTCCGCATCTGGCCGCCATTCCCGTGGAACGCAGGGCCGTCTTGCTGCAGCAGTGCCTGTTGACGGGCAAGACGGAAGAGCGCGTGCAGGCGGCCGAGCTGCTGGGCCGCAGCCTGGGGCCGCAGCAGGCTGCGCTGCTGGAACAGGCGCTGGCGCAGGAGACGAGCAAGCCGGTGCAGGCGGCCATCCGCAATGCCTTGTCGTGGCTGGGCGCGGCCAGCGATGCGGGCGCGGCGGAACTGCCCGTGCCGCCGCTGCCGCCCGCGCCGCCGGCGACGCGCCTGGGCGACGCCGCGCTGCAGCTGCTGCAGGCCAATCATGCGGCGCTGCTGGAAAAAAGCCGCGCCGAAGCACGGCGGGAGCGCGAAGACAACCAGCACGCCAAGCACAAGTACGAGTGGCATCAGGAGCGCCTGAAACGCTTTGAGGCGATCAAGCCTGCCTACATGGAAGCGGCCATCCGCGTGTTCAATGGCGAGGCGTCGAAGGGCGAGGCGCAGCTCCTGAAAAACAACATGATGCGCGAACCGGTCCAGTTTCAGGGAAAACTGGCTGCCTTGCCGGATTTTGGCGTGGCGCACATGGCGCGCTGGCTGATGACTTCGCAGCGCAACAGTCTTCACTTCTGGCACGATGACTTTTTCCAGCAATGGCTGGCGCGGCAGGACCTGTCCACCTTCGACCTGCGCCTGCTGGCGCGCGCCATGCGCGAGGCCGGCGACGAGCATGACAGCGTGGCCATGGCCTGCATGGGCAGCAACTGGTGGGGCGCCAAGCCGCAGCAGGTGCTGGCGGCTGACATGGTCTGGCCGCTGTTCGCGGAACGCCCCGAACTGATCGAGCAGGGCCTGGGCTTGCGCGCCGTCGAAAGGCGCCAGGGCGTGGCGCCCGAGCTGGGTCCCACCCTGGAAGTGCTGGCCACCTTTCCGGTGCTGCCGGCGCAATGGCTGCCGCGCGTGATGGAGATCGCGCTGGGCGAGGGCAAGCAGCACCGTGCCAGCGCGCAGCAGGTGCTGGCCAGCCTGCCCGATATCGGCAAGCGCGTGGCCGAGGCGCTGGGATCGGGCAAGCAGGACATGCGCATCGGCGCCGCGCGCTGGCTGGGTGACCTCGATTACCGCGCGGCCGTCCCGGCGCTGTACCAGGCGCTGGACAAGGAGACGCGCGAGACCGTGATCGCCGCGCTGATGACGGCGCTGGAAAAACTGGGTGAGGACCTGAGTTCGCGCCTCTCGCCCGAGATCCTGCTGGCCGCCGCGCGCAAGGGCTTGAAGGGCAAGGCGCCCGTCGGCCTGGCCTGGTTCGTCTTCGAGGCGCTGCCCGCCTGCCGCTGGCAGGACGGCACGCCGGTCGACGCCGACATTATCCGCTGGTGGGTGGTACTGGCCTGCAAATTGAAGGAGCCGGGCGGTAACGCCTTGCTGCTGCGCTATCTGGGCCTGCTCGACGAGGCAGGCCGCGCCGCCTTGGGCGAGACGGTGCTGCGCCTGTTCATCACCGAGGATCTGCGCGGCCCGAGCCTGGAAGTGGCGACCGCCGAAGCGCAGGCGCGTGCGCCGCAGACCTACCAGAGCTACCAGGACCAGGCCAGGCGCTATCCCGAGTATTATGGCGCGCAGGGCAAGATGAGCGAAGAGCAGGTGTTCGACCAGATCCGCCGCAACAAGATGGCCGAATACCTGGGCAGCGCCATCGGCGAGAAGGGCATCCTGGCACTGGCCGCGCATACGCCTGGCCATGTGGCGATCAGCCTGCTGCAAGCGTATATGCGCGACCATTACCCGCGCCGCGCGCAGATCGAAGCGATGCTCGACGGCCTCGCTGACGGCTACGATCCGGCCGTCATCCAGTTATTGCTGGGCATTGCGCGGCGCTACCGCACGGCCTCGGTGCAGGAAAAGGCGCGTCTGCTGGTCGAGCGCATCGCGCAAGGCAAGGGCTGGAGCCAGGACCAGCTGGGCGACCGCACCATCCCGACCGGCGGCTTCGACGACAGCGGCCGCCTCGACCTGTCGTATGGCGAGCGGGTCTTCCATGTGACCTTGGACGGCGCCATGAAGCCGCGCCTGCACAACCCCGACGGCAAGGAGATCAAGGCCTTGCCCGAGCCGCGCCAGGACGAAGCGCCCGAACTGGCCAAGGAAGCCAAACAGCAGCTATCCGTGTGCAAGAAAGAACTCAAGCAAGTCATCACCATGCAGACGGCGCGCCTGTACGAAGCCATGTGCGCGGGACGTGTCTGGCCGGCGCAGGAGTGGCGCGATTACCTGCTCGGCCATCCGATCGCGGGCCGCCTGGTGCAGGCGCTGCTGTGGATCAGGGAGGACGACGCAGGGCGCACCCTGCTGCGCCCCAGCGACGATGGCAGCCTGCTCGACGCGGACGACGAGGAAGTCGCGCTGCCCGAAGGCAGCCGGCTGCGCCTGGCGCACGCCTCGCTGCTGGACGCGCCGCAGATCGCCGCCTGGCAGCGCCATTTCAAGGATTACAAGGTCAAGCCCCTGTTCGAGCAGCTGGCGCACCAGTTGCCCGACGCCGCGCTGATGGCGGGCCGGCACATCGCGGACCGCGAAGGCTGGGTGGGCGACACCTTCGGCTTGCGCGGCGCCTTCGGCAAGCACGGCTATCAGCGCGGCCAGGCCGAGGATGGCGGCGTCTTCACCGAGTATCACAAGGATTTCGTCAGCGCCGGCCTGCGCGCGGTGATCGAATTTTCCGGCAGCAGCCTGCCCGAGGAATTGATGGCGGCCGCCCTGAAAACGCTGCAATTCTATCCCTTGCCGCGCTCCTGGCGCGACGAGGCGGTGCCGCTGGCCGACGTGCCGTCCGTGCTGCTGGCCGAAACCTATGCCGATTATCTGGCGGTGTCGAAGGCGTGCGGCGGCTATGATGCGCAATGGGAAAGTAAAATGCCGTGGTAA